The following proteins are encoded in a genomic region of Deltaproteobacteria bacterium:
- a CDS encoding biotin transporter BioY, protein MGRRIRAVAALAVALLCGYAALLRIPLPFTPVPITLQTLVLMVGAYTLGRQYAVQMALWYLGLGAVGLPFFSGGKSGWAVLAGPTGGYLVGFALAAAFIGYCRPTRTALRSTLTLFSLAHLIIYSCGAGWLAWLLQLNFKSVLTMGVWPFLAGDLLKCLVAAALVGGWQQQAAKKNKDS, encoded by the coding sequence GTGGGGCGACGTATCCGTGCCGTTGCCGCATTGGCTGTCGCGCTGCTCTGCGGCTACGCGGCGTTGTTGCGTATCCCACTGCCATTCACTCCGGTCCCAATCACACTGCAGACCCTGGTGCTGATGGTCGGCGCGTATACGCTGGGACGGCAGTATGCCGTTCAAATGGCCCTATGGTATCTCGGTCTCGGCGCGGTCGGTCTCCCGTTCTTTTCTGGCGGAAAAAGTGGTTGGGCCGTGCTCGCCGGTCCGACTGGCGGGTATCTCGTCGGTTTCGCGTTGGCCGCGGCGTTTATCGGCTATTGCCGGCCCACGCGGACCGCGCTTCGCTCGACCCTTACGCTATTTTCCCTCGCGCATCTCATCATTTATAGTTGCGGTGCCGGCTGGTTGGCGTGGCTCCTTCAACTTAACTTCAAGTCGGTCCTCACGATGGGCGTCTGGCCATTTTTGGCCGGAGACCTGCTCAAATGTCTCGTGGCCGCAGCGTTAGTTGGGGGGTGGCAGCAGCAGGCCGCCAAAAAAAATAAAGATTCGTAA
- a CDS encoding tyrosine--tRNA ligase, whose translation MATLARGAVELISEADLVKKLETGRPLRIKAGFDPTAPDLHLGHTVLMHKLRQFQELGHQIIFLVGDFTARIGDPSGRSKTRPPLSEAEIQANAATYTDQAFKILNRARTEVRFNSEWLGKLTPAELIHLSAQYTLARMIEREDFSQRLADHVPLSLHELWYPLLQGYDSVALRADVELGGQDQKFNLVVAREIQKSYGQAPEVILMMPLLEGTDGVQKMSKSYGNQIGILEPPNEMFGKVMSVADDVMWKYFDLLSARSAAEIEALRAGHPKAAKIALAQEIVARFHSPTAATAAAAEFEQVFAQRGVPTDVEESRLPLPAAGQGLVDLIFQLGLAASKGEARRLIIQGGVRINETVAKDPKHILHDAGTYLLQVGKRKFHRVVIGE comes from the coding sequence ATGGCAACCCTCGCTCGCGGAGCCGTGGAACTGATCTCCGAGGCCGACCTGGTCAAGAAATTAGAAACCGGACGGCCGCTGCGCATTAAAGCCGGATTCGATCCGACCGCGCCGGACTTGCATTTGGGCCACACCGTGCTGATGCACAAGCTGCGGCAATTCCAAGAACTGGGCCACCAAATCATCTTCCTGGTCGGCGACTTCACGGCGCGGATCGGCGACCCGTCCGGCCGCTCCAAGACCCGGCCGCCGCTCTCGGAGGCGGAAATTCAGGCCAATGCCGCGACCTACACCGACCAGGCCTTCAAGATCCTCAATCGCGCGCGCACCGAAGTGCGCTTCAACTCCGAATGGCTTGGCAAATTAACGCCCGCCGAACTGATCCACCTCAGCGCACAATACACGTTAGCGCGGATGATCGAACGCGAGGATTTTTCGCAACGCCTCGCAGATCATGTCCCCCTTTCGCTCCATGAGCTCTGGTATCCACTTTTGCAGGGCTACGATTCCGTCGCACTGCGCGCCGATGTGGAGCTCGGCGGCCAGGATCAAAAATTCAATCTGGTCGTGGCGCGGGAGATCCAAAAATCGTACGGACAAGCGCCGGAAGTCATTTTAATGATGCCGTTGCTGGAAGGGACCGACGGCGTTCAAAAGATGAGCAAGTCATACGGCAATCAGATCGGCATCCTTGAACCGCCAAACGAGATGTTCGGCAAAGTCATGTCGGTTGCCGACGACGTCATGTGGAAATATTTCGACTTGCTGAGCGCCCGCTCCGCTGCGGAGATTGAAGCGTTGCGTGCCGGACATCCGAAAGCGGCCAAGATTGCACTCGCGCAGGAAATCGTTGCGCGGTTTCATTCGCCAACGGCTGCCACGGCTGCGGCTGCGGAGTTCGAACAAGTCTTCGCCCAACGCGGTGTCCCGACGGATGTAGAAGAATCACGATTGCCGCTGCCGGCGGCAGGGCAGGGACTGGTCGATCTCATCTTTCAACTCGGTCTCGCCGCAAGCAAAGGCGAGGCCCGCCGGCTGATCATCCAAGGCGGCGTGCGCATCAATGAAACCGTTGCGAAAGATCCCAAACACATCTTGCACGACGCCGGGACCTATCTCCTCCAAGTCGGCAAACGCAAATTTCACCGCGTAGTGATTGGAGAATGA
- a CDS encoding TIGR00282 family metallophosphoesterase, whose protein sequence is MNILCIGDIFAKTGRQLLAAVLPTLIEQYRADFVIVNAENAAGGRGVTRKVAEELLPLPVDVFTSGNHIWQHTDEIAPYLATGKFLRPHNAPAGRPGRGVGVYSARNDIKVGVVNLQGRVFMHEEKETRSPFVVGRAVVEELRKQTPIIIVDLHAEITAEKQAVARYLDGEVSCVYGTHTHVQTADERILPGGTAAITDIGMTGPYDSVIGMRVEDALRRFLSDGQDKKWQAAVGPAVLHGICVTVDPQTGRATQIERIRKETEERAISAH, encoded by the coding sequence ATGAACATCCTGTGTATCGGTGACATCTTTGCGAAGACCGGTCGGCAACTCCTTGCGGCCGTGTTGCCGACGCTGATCGAACAATATCGCGCCGATTTCGTGATCGTGAATGCCGAGAATGCCGCCGGCGGACGCGGCGTCACACGCAAAGTCGCTGAAGAACTGCTCCCGCTCCCCGTCGACGTCTTCACCTCCGGCAATCACATTTGGCAACATACCGACGAGATCGCGCCGTATCTGGCGACCGGAAAATTTCTCCGACCCCACAACGCGCCGGCCGGACGTCCCGGGCGCGGCGTCGGCGTTTACTCCGCCAGGAACGACATCAAAGTCGGCGTCGTCAATTTGCAAGGCCGTGTCTTCATGCACGAAGAAAAAGAGACCCGCAGCCCGTTCGTGGTGGGCCGCGCGGTCGTCGAAGAACTTCGTAAACAGACCCCGATCATCATCGTGGATCTGCACGCCGAGATCACTGCCGAGAAACAGGCCGTCGCACGCTATCTCGACGGCGAAGTCAGTTGCGTCTACGGCACGCACACCCATGTCCAGACTGCCGACGAGCGCATCCTCCCCGGCGGCACCGCCGCGATCACCGATATCGGGATGACCGGACCCTACGACTCCGTAATCGGGATGCGTGTCGAAGACGCGCTGCGCCGCTTCCTGTCGGACGGCCAGGACAAAAAATGGCAGGCCGCCGTGGGGCCGGCGGTGCTGCACGGCATTTGTGTCACCGTCGATCCCCAAACCGGCCGTGCCACCCAAATCGAACGAATTCGGAAGGAGACGGAGGAGAGGGCGATTTCTGCCCACTGA
- the rny gene encoding ribonuclease Y, producing the protein MNTINTISFVVALVVGLVGGFLLRVFAARRRVEAADMEAKRLVADATMQIDRQRREAELEAKARELKAREVQEKERQEKQRELLELEKRLLSREEGLEKRFELLNGRENEIKRSEQSAADRRKALEERDQTLQRTIEEARQKLEQVGGLTVQEAKKELIESVTEEARLEAAKLLRQIDEETKTESERRAQHIIALSIERMASDTVSERSVSTVPLPNEEMKGRIIGREGRNIRALEAITGVEIVIDDSPDTVSISCFNPIRREIARRTLTELLRDGRIHPARIEEAVAKMTKDVNASIKEAGEQAVLELGLHRVHPELVKLMGALKYRYSYAQNVLQHSIDVGFLCGMMAVELGMSQKLARRAGFLHDVGKAVTHEVEGSHALIGMDLCRKYGERDDIYHAVGAHHEDIQQDTALDCLVAASDALSGARPGARREVLETYMKRLEDLEKVTTDFKGVEKAYAIQAGREIRVMVKHHEVNDAQAVLLSKDIARKIEADLTYPGQIKVTVIRETRAVEYAK; encoded by the coding sequence ATGAATACAATCAATACGATCAGCTTTGTGGTGGCATTAGTCGTGGGACTCGTCGGCGGATTCTTGCTGCGGGTCTTCGCCGCACGCCGCCGTGTCGAGGCCGCCGATATGGAGGCCAAGCGCTTGGTCGCCGACGCGACCATGCAAATCGATCGCCAACGGCGAGAGGCGGAGCTGGAAGCGAAGGCGCGGGAATTGAAAGCGCGCGAAGTGCAGGAAAAAGAACGGCAAGAGAAGCAGCGGGAACTGCTCGAGCTCGAAAAGCGCCTCCTGTCTCGCGAAGAGGGGTTGGAAAAACGCTTCGAACTGCTGAATGGGCGAGAGAATGAGATCAAGCGGTCGGAACAGAGCGCCGCCGATCGTCGCAAGGCGCTGGAGGAACGCGACCAAACCCTGCAACGCACCATCGAAGAAGCGCGGCAAAAATTGGAGCAAGTCGGCGGACTCACGGTCCAAGAGGCGAAGAAAGAGTTGATCGAATCGGTCACGGAAGAGGCGCGCTTGGAAGCGGCGAAATTGCTGCGCCAAATCGATGAAGAAACGAAAACCGAATCGGAGCGGCGGGCGCAGCATATCATCGCGCTGTCGATCGAACGCATGGCCAGCGACACCGTCTCGGAGCGCTCCGTTTCGACTGTGCCATTGCCCAATGAAGAAATGAAAGGCCGGATCATCGGGCGTGAAGGTCGCAACATCCGCGCCCTCGAAGCGATCACCGGCGTCGAGATCGTGATCGACGACTCACCCGACACCGTCAGCATCTCGTGCTTCAACCCGATTCGTCGTGAAATCGCACGCCGCACCTTGACCGAATTGCTGCGTGACGGCCGTATCCATCCGGCGCGGATCGAAGAGGCCGTGGCCAAGATGACCAAAGACGTGAACGCCAGCATCAAAGAGGCGGGCGAGCAAGCCGTGTTGGAGCTCGGCCTGCATCGCGTGCATCCGGAACTGGTGAAGTTAATGGGCGCGTTGAAGTATCGCTACAGCTATGCCCAAAATGTGTTGCAGCACTCAATCGATGTCGGCTTTCTCTGCGGCATGATGGCCGTCGAACTCGGCATGTCGCAAAAGCTGGCGCGCCGCGCCGGATTTCTCCATGACGTCGGCAAGGCCGTCACGCATGAAGTCGAAGGTTCACACGCACTGATCGGGATGGACCTGTGTCGCAAATACGGCGAACGCGACGACATCTACCACGCCGTCGGCGCCCACCACGAAGACATTCAGCAAGATACTGCACTCGACTGCCTAGTCGCCGCGTCCGACGCACTGTCCGGCGCGCGTCCCGGCGCCCGTCGCGAGGTGTTGGAGACGTACATGAAGCGGCTGGAAGACTTGGAAAAAGTCACTACCGACTTCAAGGGTGTGGAAAAAGCCTACGCCATCCAGGCCGGACGCGAGATTCGCGTGATGGTCAAACACCACGAAGTCAACGACGCCCAAGCCGTGTTGCTCTCGAAGGACATCGCGCGCAAGATCGAGGCGGATTTGACCTATCCCGGCCAGATCAAGGTCACGGTGATCCGCGAAACCCGCGCGGTGGAGTATGCGAAGTGA
- a CDS encoding 5-formyltetrahydrofolate cyclo-ligase: MEAPVTKQAVRRQLRHVLAQVDTPTRTDASAAIVASLTALPAVRHAVCLGLFAPTPDEVDIRALFTWAVAAGKRVAFPRILDLSTQTMDFAEVSTLTALVPGPFGVLAPEPQAPRCDKLDIHCLCIPGVGFDLNGMRLGRGSGYYDRWLGGYLGPRVAVAFEVQLMADLPASSWDEPMDILVTERRTIVCRAGLNTQRQRLEAKEES, encoded by the coding sequence ATGGAAGCACCAGTGACAAAACAGGCCGTGCGGCGGCAGCTCCGTCATGTACTCGCGCAAGTCGATACGCCCACACGGACGGATGCCTCCGCCGCAATCGTCGCGTCGCTCACGGCATTACCCGCCGTTCGACACGCTGTCTGTCTCGGTCTCTTTGCTCCCACCCCCGACGAAGTCGATATTCGTGCCTTGTTTACCTGGGCCGTTGCGGCAGGAAAGCGAGTCGCCTTTCCTCGGATCCTCGATCTCTCGACCCAGACCATGGACTTTGCCGAGGTCAGCACCTTGACCGCATTAGTGCCCGGCCCGTTTGGTGTGTTGGCCCCGGAGCCTCAGGCCCCTCGTTGTGACAAGCTCGACATCCACTGCCTTTGTATCCCCGGCGTCGGCTTCGATCTGAACGGCATGCGTTTGGGGCGGGGGAGTGGGTACTACGATCGCTGGCTGGGCGGCTATCTCGGGCCGCGCGTCGCGGTCGCATTTGAAGTGCAATTAATGGCGGATCTCCCTGCGTCGTCGTGGGACGAGCCGATGGACATCTTGGTGACGGAGCGGCGGACGATTGTCTGCCGCGCTGGACTGAATACGCAGCGGCAACGTTTGGAAGCGAAGGAGGAGTCATGA
- a CDS encoding cell division protein ZapA, which produces MKRTVEVCIMGQKFLVRSDSDEEYVLKIAEFVNDKIAEVSSKTKSIPSLNVCILAAMNVADEYLRLRDKNEKVFSGIEKRIEGLIELIDLQL; this is translated from the coding sequence ATGAAACGAACGGTTGAAGTCTGCATCATGGGCCAGAAATTTTTGGTCCGCAGCGATTCGGACGAAGAATACGTCCTGAAAATCGCGGAATTCGTGAACGACAAGATCGCGGAAGTCTCCAGCAAAACGAAATCCATCCCTTCACTCAATGTCTGCATTTTAGCGGCCATGAATGTCGCCGACGAATATCTGCGACTGCGCGATAAAAATGAAAAGGTTTTCAGTGGGATAGAAAAAAGAATCGAAGGGCTGATAGAATTAATTGATTTGCAGTTGTAG
- the rnr gene encoding ribonuclease R: protein MKPQRLIGEIQLHPDGYGFVVVEGAAQPDIFVPARAIGGAMHRDRVEVEIRAASEREGRRGRAQRGHSQPHSGAEGGTRGALPIGGATRAPVTPHRDRVEVEIRATGEGEGRRGRSRSQRGGPDTARREGRITQIFSRHVRRCVGHFEQHGRVTAVIPDDPRIGARVNIPADGTGGARHGQTVAVQLLTYPEDPLGLTGKVIQILGTRGLLMTEIAAVIHHHHLDTEFPSAVEAAAQALCAHQPADAATTHRKDCRALPFVTIDGESAKDFDDAITVRMNADDTARVWVAIADVSHFVPEGSVLDQEALARGTSVYFPDRALPMLPYALSDDRCSLRPQEDRLVLVAEFTVDADGDVRHPAIYRGVIRSHARLTYTEVQQMLDGPASADPIAQMITSAAVVCRRLRARRLHRGSIDFDLPEPEIVLDLQGDPEAILRAPRHFSHQMIEELMLAANEVVARFLTDHGLPCVYRIHEPPAPEKMQELSLLVARLGIAPRISTPPRPQELARIVQAAREQPYERLVNHTLLRSMQQARYDTRNRGHFGLASKCYCHFTSPIRRYPDLLVHRLLVRVIDGAGKKGQGSRGRQAVQRPATISLQAMAEHCSRRERVAMEAEREMIKVYTGAFLQERIGEQFDGIIAHVTPRGCFVELLHFFVEGMIPLEGLGSEKFRFEQEGLCLVGLRNRVTYRIGDRVRIAIAEVNLSARLIRFALVPAVPHRTQALEKG from the coding sequence ATGAAGCCACAACGCTTGATCGGTGAAATCCAACTCCATCCGGACGGCTACGGGTTTGTCGTGGTCGAAGGCGCCGCACAGCCGGACATCTTCGTGCCGGCGCGCGCCATCGGCGGTGCGATGCACCGCGATCGGGTCGAAGTCGAAATCCGCGCCGCAAGCGAGAGAGAGGGGCGCCGAGGGCGAGCGCAGCGGGGCCACTCTCAGCCGCACAGCGGCGCTGAGGGGGGGACCCGAGGGGCTTTGCCCATCGGGGGGGCGACGCGAGCCCCTGTAACGCCGCACCGCGATCGGGTCGAAGTCGAGATCCGTGCCACAGGTGAAGGGGAGGGACGCCGAGGACGATCACGGTCGCAGCGCGGTGGCCCCGACACCGCACGCCGCGAAGGCCGTATTACCCAAATCTTCAGTCGGCACGTGCGGCGTTGCGTCGGCCACTTTGAACAACACGGGCGCGTCACGGCCGTGATCCCGGATGATCCTCGGATCGGCGCGCGAGTCAACATCCCAGCCGACGGCACCGGCGGCGCGCGCCACGGCCAGACCGTCGCGGTCCAATTGCTGACCTATCCCGAAGATCCGCTCGGCCTGACCGGCAAAGTCATCCAGATCCTCGGAACCCGCGGCCTGCTGATGACCGAAATCGCGGCCGTGATCCACCATCATCATCTCGACACCGAATTCCCCTCCGCCGTCGAGGCCGCGGCGCAGGCGTTGTGTGCCCACCAGCCCGCCGATGCAGCGACTACGCATCGTAAAGATTGTCGCGCGCTCCCGTTCGTCACCATCGACGGCGAGAGCGCCAAAGATTTCGACGACGCGATTACCGTACGCATGAACGCGGACGACACCGCCCGCGTTTGGGTCGCGATCGCCGACGTCAGCCACTTCGTCCCGGAAGGATCGGTGTTGGATCAAGAGGCGCTGGCGCGTGGCACGTCGGTCTATTTCCCCGATCGAGCACTCCCCATGTTGCCATATGCACTCAGCGACGACCGCTGCAGCCTCCGCCCGCAGGAAGATCGGCTCGTGTTGGTCGCTGAATTCACCGTCGATGCGGACGGCGACGTGCGACACCCCGCGATCTATCGCGGCGTGATCCGCAGCCATGCGCGGCTCACCTACACGGAAGTCCAACAGATGCTGGATGGCCCTGCGTCCGCCGACCCGATTGCCCAAATGATCACCAGCGCCGCCGTAGTGTGTCGTCGGCTGCGCGCGCGGCGGCTGCATCGTGGCAGCATCGACTTCGATTTGCCGGAGCCAGAAATTGTCCTCGATTTACAAGGCGACCCGGAAGCGATCTTGCGCGCGCCGCGCCACTTTTCGCATCAAATGATCGAAGAGCTGATGTTGGCCGCCAATGAAGTCGTCGCCCGTTTCCTGACCGATCATGGCTTGCCCTGTGTGTACCGCATCCACGAACCCCCGGCCCCGGAAAAGATGCAGGAACTGTCGCTGCTCGTTGCGCGTTTAGGCATCGCTCCGCGCATCAGTACGCCGCCGCGGCCGCAGGAACTCGCGCGCATTGTGCAAGCGGCGCGCGAACAGCCGTACGAGCGTTTAGTGAATCACACCTTGCTCCGTTCCATGCAGCAGGCGCGCTACGACACCCGCAATCGCGGCCACTTCGGTCTCGCGTCGAAGTGTTATTGCCATTTCACGTCGCCGATTCGCCGCTATCCGGACTTGCTTGTTCATCGGCTGTTAGTGCGCGTGATAGACGGCGCCGGGAAGAAAGGGCAGGGGAGTCGAGGGCGCCAAGCCGTGCAGCGGCCCGCGACCATTTCCCTCCAAGCCATGGCCGAACATTGCTCGCGGCGCGAACGTGTGGCGATGGAGGCGGAACGGGAGATGATCAAAGTCTACACCGGCGCGTTCCTGCAGGAACGGATCGGCGAACAGTTCGACGGCATCATCGCCCATGTCACGCCGCGTGGTTGCTTCGTTGAGCTGCTCCATTTTTTTGTCGAGGGCATGATTCCACTCGAAGGCCTCGGCTCCGAAAAATTTCGCTTCGAGCAAGAGGGTCTGTGCCTAGTGGGACTGCGCAATCGCGTCACGTATCGTATCGGCGATCGGGTGCGGATTGCGATCGCGGAAGTGAACTTGAGCGCGCGGCTGATTCGTTTCGCACTCGTCCCCGCAGTCCCGCATCGGACGCAGGCGCTGGAAAAAGGATGA
- a CDS encoding M15 family metallopeptidase: protein MAKWHFLFVVLCWWSLPVAAAPSGGLVQLHGDRFIVDLRYNTEDNFLKKNVYREFGLDRCYVHADLAMRLQRLVPLLTTQKLRLVLWDCYRPLAVQRAMWKLVPDRRYVADPKVGSHHNRGIAVDVTLADETGQRLAMPTGFDDFTAKASPHYRCPAQEQQTCAHRARLIGLMKEIGLKPLNSEWWHYQLRPTVGYPIVPALDGSTP, encoded by the coding sequence ATGGCCAAATGGCATTTCCTCTTTGTGGTGCTGTGCTGGTGGTCGCTGCCGGTAGCCGCAGCACCGAGCGGGGGCCTGGTACAGCTGCACGGCGACCGTTTCATCGTCGATCTCCGCTATAATACCGAAGACAACTTCCTGAAGAAAAATGTCTATCGCGAGTTCGGGCTGGACCGCTGTTATGTCCATGCGGATCTTGCAATGCGGCTGCAGCGACTCGTTCCCCTGCTGACGACTCAGAAACTTCGCTTAGTCCTCTGGGACTGCTACCGTCCGCTGGCCGTGCAACGGGCGATGTGGAAGTTGGTCCCTGATCGGCGCTATGTCGCCGATCCGAAGGTCGGCTCTCATCACAATCGGGGGATTGCCGTCGATGTGACGTTGGCCGATGAGACGGGCCAACGCTTGGCGATGCCGACCGGGTTCGATGATTTTACCGCTAAGGCCTCTCCGCATTACCGATGCCCAGCGCAGGAGCAGCAGACTTGCGCGCATCGTGCACGACTGATCGGCCTCATGAAGGAAATCGGATTGAAACCACTCAACTCCGAATGGTGGCATTATCAATTGCGACCGACGGTTGGATATCCTATTGTGCCAGCCTTGGATGGCTCGACTCCTTAA
- a CDS encoding VanW family protein → MRLRLAFGGRRLVRHLRDLLPTHPFATWQSPETLPALVLEHRLPIYRDFPGVDRSLFDNKRENLRLALRRLDGVVIPPGSLFSLWRLVGAPTARRGFREGLVLQRGAPSRGIGGGLCQLANALFWLALHADFAVIERHHHSVDLFPDDDRLVPFGTGATIVYNFKDLRLFNRGTSSYQFRLQVTPDALVARLLAAALPAHRYVVKEADHAFVTMPDGLYRRNTIRREQWNTAGHCVANEFLFQNFSKCHYDRPEVQ, encoded by the coding sequence ATGCGTCTGCGGCTCGCCTTTGGAGGACGCCGTCTGGTGCGGCATCTCCGCGATTTGCTGCCGACACATCCATTCGCCACCTGGCAGTCGCCGGAGACCCTGCCCGCGCTGGTCCTGGAGCATCGCCTCCCGATCTATCGCGATTTCCCCGGCGTCGACCGGTCTCTCTTCGACAATAAGCGGGAAAATTTGCGGCTGGCGCTCCGACGACTGGACGGCGTGGTGATTCCACCAGGCAGCCTCTTCTCGCTCTGGCGCCTCGTCGGGGCACCGACCGCGCGACGCGGTTTTCGTGAAGGGCTGGTCCTGCAACGCGGCGCTCCGTCACGCGGCATCGGCGGTGGACTTTGCCAACTCGCGAACGCCCTCTTCTGGCTCGCGTTGCATGCCGACTTCGCAGTCATCGAACGACATCATCATAGTGTCGATCTGTTCCCCGATGACGACCGATTAGTCCCTTTCGGCACCGGCGCCACGATTGTTTACAACTTCAAAGACCTGCGACTCTTCAACCGAGGCACGAGCAGCTACCAATTTCGACTGCAAGTCACGCCGGATGCGTTGGTGGCGCGGCTGTTGGCGGCGGCACTGCCGGCGCATCGCTATGTCGTGAAGGAAGCCGATCATGCCTTCGTCACGATGCCCGACGGACTGTATCGACGCAACACGATCCGGCGGGAGCAGTGGAATACCGCCGGGCATTGTGTCGCGAACGAATTCCTGTTTCAGAATTTTTCGAAATGTCATTACGATCGTCCGGAGGTGCAATGA